A single Garra rufa chromosome 9, GarRuf1.0, whole genome shotgun sequence DNA region contains:
- the mylipb gene encoding E3 ubiquitin-protein ligase MYLIP-B — MLCHITRPDSVVLEVEVDPKANGEDILNKICRKMGIIEVDYFGLQFTGTKGEILWMNLRNRISQQVDCMSPCRLRLRVKFFVEPHLILQEQTRHLFLMHVKEELFKGSLRLDAEQAIELCALLAQAEFGDYNHNTAKYCYSQIYGQDPSHDTINNIFLRHKSLEGVSQASAEYQALQLVSSLNYYGVEWHSVRDSEGQELLIGVGPEGLFVCKTDFTPIERIIYPVIQMATQSGRNVYVTITKDSGDNVVLLFKFISPSAANGLYRAITEIHAFYRCDTVMSTVKMQYSRDFKGHLASLFLNESIDLGKRYIFDIQRTSKEVYDRARRALFNAGMSVTGCGSPRDSCSHSPLRQTKVQREERTCVGCRETYVLKEKLQRLQEALTCSLCCEQEIDAAFCPCGHMFCCYNCASQLQCCPVCRSDVDRVQHVYLPTCASLLGLAEAKTTTFSLPRGIAVSEDCGDKENTCQM; from the exons ATGTTATGCCACATAACTCGTCCGGACTCGGTGGTTCTGGAAGTGGAGGTGGACCCAAAAGCAAACGGAGAGGACATTCTCAATAAG ATATGTCGGAAAATGGGAATTATCGAGGTAGATTATTTTGGGCTTCAGTTCACCGGTACAAAAGGAGAGATTTTATGGATGAATCTCAGAAACCGGATTTCTCAACAAGTGGACTGCATGTCTCCCTGCAGACTGAGGCTGCGAGTCAAGTTCTTTGTTGAGCCACATCTAATCCTGCAAGAGCAAACCAG GCATTTGTTTCTGATGCATGTGAAAGAAGAGCTATTCAAAGGAAGTTTGCGATTGGATGCGGAGCAGGCGATCGAGCTCTGTGCGCTACTTGCTCAGGCAGAGTTTGGAGATTACAACCACAACACAGCCAAATACTGCTACTCCCAGATCTACGGTCAAGACCCTAGTCATGACACCATCAACAA tatttttttgaGGCACAAGTCACTGGAGGGTGTTAGTCAGGCTTCAGCGGAATATCAAGCCCTGCAGCTTGTTTCTTCCCTCAACTACTATGGCGTCGAGTGGCACTCCGTGCGTGACTCTGAGGGACAGGAGCTGCTCATCGGGGTCGGACCAGAGGGCCTGTTTGTCTGCAAAACAGATTTCACCCCTATTGAAAG AATAATTTACCCAGTCATTCAAATGGCCACTCAGTCTGGAAGAAATGTGTATGTAACCATTACAAAAGACAGTGGGGACAATGTGGTTCTTCTTTTTAAGTTCATCAGTCCCAGTGCTGCCAATGGACTATATCGTGCTATCACAGAAATCCATGCCTTTTATAG GTGTGACACTGTAATGAGCACAGTGAAGATGCAATATAGCCGTGACTTCAAGGGTCACCTGGCCTCCCTCTTTCTCAACGAAAGCATCGACCTTGGCAAAAGGTACATCTTTGACATCCAGCGCACATCCAAAGAAGTGTACGATCGTGCGCGACGAGCTCTGTTCAATGCAGGGATGTCTGTGACTGGATGTGGGAGCCCAAGAGACAGTTGCAGTCACTCTCCGCTGAGACAGACAAAAGTTCAAAGGGAAGAACGGACGTGCGTCGGCTGCAGAGAAACTTATGTTTTGAAGGAGAAGCTCCAACGGCTACAAGAGGCCCTGACCTGCTCTCTGTGCTGCGAACAGGAGATCGATGCTGCGTTCTGTCCATGTGGACACATGTTCTGCTGCTATAACTGTGCCAGCCAGCTTCAG TGTTGTCCAGTGTGCCGTTCAGATGTGGACCGTGTTCAGCATGTTTATTTACCCACCTGTGCCAGTCTGCTTGGCCTGGCAGAGGCAAAAACCACCACCTTCAGTTTGCCCAGAGGGATTGCTGTCTCAGAGGATTGTGGCGATAAAGAAAATACCTGCCAGATGTAG